Proteins found in one Clostridium kluyveri DSM 555 genomic segment:
- the ltaE gene encoding low-specificity L-threonine aldolase — MWFIELRSDTATEPTQAMRDAMYKAEVGDDVYGDDPTVVELEKYAAKLMGKEAALFVPSGTFGNQLALFTHCRRGTEVILGEDSHIVVHEVGAPAVIAGVQLRTLKTKGGEMDIYEVRDAIRCKEDIHYPETSLICMENAYSDGRVLSLKNMNEVFNEAKKYNLPVHLDGARIFNAAAYLEVDVKDITKYCDSVMFCLSKGLCAPVGSILAGSKYFIQRAKKGRKLMGGGMRQAGFLAAAGIVALKHMSGRLREDYENALFLGKELSKIPGIKVNLEDIHINMVFFDMSETGYDSSKLVEEFYKKGIKINPEENGKMRFVTNYWVSKEDIPYVVKTLKEIIL; from the coding sequence ATGTGGTTTATAGAACTTAGGAGTGATACAGCAACAGAGCCTACTCAAGCTATGAGAGATGCTATGTATAAGGCAGAAGTGGGAGATGACGTATATGGAGATGATCCTACTGTGGTGGAATTGGAAAAATATGCGGCAAAACTTATGGGGAAAGAGGCGGCACTATTTGTACCAAGTGGTACCTTCGGAAATCAACTGGCGTTGTTTACTCATTGCAGGAGAGGAACAGAAGTAATACTTGGAGAGGATAGCCATATTGTGGTTCACGAAGTGGGTGCTCCAGCTGTTATAGCAGGAGTGCAGCTTAGAACATTGAAGACTAAAGGCGGTGAAATGGATATTTATGAAGTAAGAGACGCAATACGATGTAAAGAAGATATACATTATCCTGAGACAAGCCTTATATGTATGGAAAATGCCTATTCTGATGGAAGAGTACTTTCACTAAAAAATATGAATGAAGTTTTTAATGAAGCAAAAAAATATAATTTACCAGTACATCTTGACGGTGCCAGAATATTTAATGCAGCAGCATATTTAGAAGTAGATGTAAAGGATATAACTAAATATTGTGATTCAGTTATGTTCTGTCTATCTAAAGGATTATGTGCTCCAGTGGGCTCTATATTAGCAGGCTCCAAATATTTTATTCAAAGGGCTAAAAAAGGAAGAAAGCTTATGGGTGGAGGAATGAGACAAGCAGGATTTTTAGCTGCAGCTGGTATTGTAGCATTAAAGCATATGTCTGGGAGATTAAGAGAAGATTATGAAAATGCATTATTCTTAGGAAAAGAACTTTCAAAAATACCAGGCATTAAGGTTAATTTAGAAGATATACATATAAATATGGTTTTTTTTGATATGTCTGAAACAGGATATGATAGTAGTAAGCTAGTGGAGGAATTTTATAAAAAAGGAATTAAAATAAATCCTGAAGAAAATGGGAAAATGAGATTTGTAACCAATTACTGGGTAAGTAAAGAAGATATACCCTATGTGGTAAAAACCTTAAAAGAAATAATTTTATGA
- a CDS encoding glutamate-5-semialdehyde dehydrogenase, with amino-acid sequence MDIYDCILEKAKNANRAARTLSNMSTDIKNAALIKMAEELNKNKDDILKANMLDLEDAKSSGKNDAFIDRLTLNENRIESMASGLMKVASLPDPIGEVTRMWKKSNELNIGRVRVPLGTIGIIYEARPNVTVDAAALCVKSGNSVILKGGKEAINSNLAIYNAINKGAIEAGLPAGTIEFINMTERKAVEVLMKLNEYVDVLIPRGGSGLIKSVVENSTVPVIETGIGNCHVYVDSSADLTMAENIVINAKTQRPGVCNAMETLLVHEAVAEKLIPHLTETLSKMGVEIRGCLKTKRLIPDIRLATAEDYAQEFLDLILAVKVVSSLDEALDHIYKYGTKHSEAIITNDYTSSQRFLREVDAAAVYVNASTRFTDGEEFGFGAEIGISTQKLHARGPMGLNELTTIKYIVYGEGQIRE; translated from the coding sequence ATGGATATATATGATTGTATTTTAGAAAAAGCTAAAAATGCTAACAGGGCAGCAAGAACGCTATCAAATATGAGTACAGATATAAAAAATGCGGCTCTTATAAAAATGGCAGAAGAACTTAATAAAAATAAGGATGACATTTTAAAGGCCAATATGTTGGATTTAGAAGATGCTAAGAGCAGTGGAAAAAATGATGCTTTCATAGATAGACTTACCTTAAATGAAAATAGGATAGAATCTATGGCTTCAGGACTTATGAAAGTTGCTTCTCTTCCTGATCCTATAGGCGAGGTTACAAGAATGTGGAAAAAATCCAATGAATTAAATATTGGAAGAGTGCGAGTACCTCTTGGAACTATAGGTATAATTTACGAGGCTAGACCAAATGTTACAGTGGATGCAGCGGCACTATGTGTTAAAAGCGGTAATTCAGTTATATTAAAAGGAGGAAAAGAAGCTATTAATTCTAATTTGGCTATATATAATGCAATAAATAAGGGGGCCATTGAAGCGGGACTTCCTGCAGGAACCATAGAATTTATTAATATGACTGAAAGAAAAGCAGTAGAAGTATTGATGAAATTAAACGAATATGTAGATGTTTTAATACCAAGAGGGGGAAGTGGACTTATAAAGTCTGTTGTAGAGAACTCTACTGTACCTGTAATTGAAACGGGAATAGGAAATTGTCATGTTTATGTAGATAGCAGTGCAGATTTAACTATGGCGGAAAATATAGTGATAAATGCAAAGACACAGAGACCTGGAGTTTGTAATGCTATGGAAACGTTGCTTGTCCACGAAGCTGTAGCAGAAAAACTCATACCCCATCTAACTGAAACTTTAAGTAAGATGGGTGTTGAAATAAGAGGATGTTTAAAAACTAAAAGACTTATTCCAGATATAAGGCTTGCTACTGCAGAAGATTATGCACAGGAATTTTTAGATTTAATCCTAGCTGTGAAAGTAGTTAGTTCTTTGGATGAAGCTTTAGATCATATTTATAAGTATGGAACAAAACATTCAGAAGCTATAATAACTAATGATTATACTTCATCTCAGAGATTTTTAAGAGAAGTTGATGCAGCAGCAGTATATGTAAATGCATCTACCAGATTTACAGATGGTGAAGAATTTGGCTTTGGCGCAGAAATAGGAATAAGCACTCAAAAGCTTCATGCCAGAGGACCTATGGGATTAAATGAATTGACTACTATAAAGTATATAGTATATGGAGAAGGACAGATAAGAGAGTAA
- the proB gene encoding glutamate 5-kinase, translated as MSIEEKIDNREECLLNAKKIVIKVGTSTLINEDGVVDFHRIKNIVEEICYLQNQGKNMVLVTSGAIGVGVLKMGLERKPKNICEKQAAAAIGQGILLRIYEKEFAVYEKIIAQLLLTKNDLEDRDKCIHAQNTFNELLRREVIPIINENDAVAVEEIKFGDNDTLSALIAKTIGADLLILLSDIDGLYSSDPRIDENANMISYVDTITEDIEGCGSDSMGDLGTGGMCTKIKAAKIALSSGVSMVIANGSKDNIIKDIVSCKKVGTLFAASK; from the coding sequence ATGAGCATAGAGGAAAAGATAGATAATAGAGAAGAGTGTTTATTAAATGCAAAAAAAATTGTAATAAAGGTAGGCACATCTACACTTATAAATGAAGATGGAGTTGTAGATTTTCACAGAATAAAGAATATTGTAGAGGAAATATGTTATTTGCAAAATCAGGGAAAAAATATGGTTTTAGTGACTTCTGGGGCTATTGGAGTGGGAGTTTTAAAAATGGGTCTTGAAAGAAAACCTAAGAATATTTGTGAGAAGCAGGCTGCTGCAGCTATTGGTCAGGGAATACTTCTTAGAATATATGAAAAGGAATTTGCAGTATATGAAAAAATAATTGCCCAGCTCCTTCTTACTAAAAATGATCTAGAGGATAGAGATAAGTGCATTCATGCTCAAAATACTTTTAATGAGCTTTTAAGGAGGGAAGTAATACCTATCATAAATGAAAATGATGCAGTGGCAGTAGAAGAAATAAAATTTGGAGATAATGATACATTATCTGCTTTAATTGCAAAAACTATAGGAGCAGATTTACTTATACTGCTTTCAGATATTGATGGACTTTATAGTTCTGACCCTAGAATAGATGAAAATGCCAATATGATAAGTTATGTGGATACTATTACAGAGGATATTGAAGGCTGCGGCAGTGATTCTATGGGGGACTTGGGGACTGGCGGTATGTGTACAAAAATTAAAGCTGCAAAGATAGCTTTATCTTCAGGTGTATCTATGGTTATAGCAAATGGGTCTAAGGATAATATTATAAAGGACATAGTATCCTGTAAAAAGGTAGGAACTCTCTTTGCTGCAAGTAAATGA
- the proC gene encoding pyrroline-5-carboxylate reductase, translating into MGKLGKKIGFIGTGQMGEAILKGLLTTELFEPDDIYVMDVLDSRLQYLKENFGIAHLSSDRSTAYNYIVDNCDIVVLSIKPQVLKDVVECIKSCNWDKEKHTVISIIGGINTSLIEKHLPEIPVVRVMPNTPMLVNIGASGVAPGKNASKEHAKLVYGMFEALGVSYLVEEKYIDSITAISGCGPAYVYMMIEAMADGGVELGLPREMAQTLAAQTVMGGAKMILDTGEHPGKLKDKVCSPGGSTIAGVRALERGAFRGTIMNAIEAGKVRMEEVGKKEENNK; encoded by the coding sequence ATGGGTAAGTTAGGTAAAAAGATTGGATTTATTGGCACAGGACAAATGGGAGAAGCTATACTCAAGGGACTTTTAACAACGGAATTATTTGAACCGGATGATATTTATGTTATGGATGTTTTAGATTCCAGACTTCAATATTTGAAAGAAAATTTTGGAATAGCTCATTTAAGTAGTGATAGAAGTACAGCCTATAATTATATAGTTGATAATTGTGATATTGTGGTTTTAAGTATTAAGCCTCAGGTTCTAAAAGATGTCGTGGAATGTATAAAGAGTTGTAATTGGGATAAAGAAAAACATACGGTAATTTCAATTATAGGAGGCATAAATACTTCACTTATAGAAAAGCATTTACCTGAAATACCAGTGGTTAGAGTTATGCCAAACACTCCTATGTTAGTTAATATAGGCGCTTCAGGAGTAGCACCAGGAAAAAATGCGTCTAAAGAACATGCTAAATTGGTATATGGTATGTTTGAAGCCTTGGGAGTAAGCTATTTAGTGGAGGAAAAATATATTGATTCCATAACAGCTATAAGTGGATGTGGACCTGCTTATGTGTATATGATGATTGAAGCTATGGCAGATGGGGGGGTAGAACTTGGACTTCCACGTGAAATGGCTCAAACTTTAGCAGCACAGACAGTTATGGGAGGAGCTAAGATGATATTAGATACAGGTGAACATCCAGGTAAATTAAAGGATAAGGTGTGTTCTCCTGGAGGTTCCACTATTGCAGGGGTAAGGGCATTGGAACGGGGTGCTTTTAGAGGAACTATTATGAATGCTATTGAAGCAGGAAAAGTTCGCATGGAGGAAGTCGGAAAAAAGGAAGAAAATAATAAATAA
- a CDS encoding ClC family H(+)/Cl(-) exchange transporter has translation MNDLYKKDKSSLLFHWHNLKIRLVGESIIVGIITGFIIVLFRVVIEELGEKVGKIYEILLLKLYFLPLWIILFIILGYILGFMVKKDPMVGGSGIPQVKGAVLRKLEMKWFKVILNKFVGGSLAIGFGLSLGREGPSVQLGACVGQGLSRIFKRVNIEEKYLITSGASAGLAAAFNAPLAGAIFALEEIHKNFSPLILISAFSAALSADFITGGFLGLSPVFNFKHISAIPLNYYFYILLFGIIMGVTGVIFNIFLLKSQHLYSKQKWIPKEFNPVFPLLTSIIFGFFLPQVLGGGNSLIMSLANTSFTIKFILVLIIVKFLFTMLCYGSGTPGGIFLPVLTIGALIGYGYGSLLINILNINTNYINNFVILGMAGYFTAVVRSPITGTILITEMTGGFNNFLPLSIVSIVAYLVADVLGSKPIYDSLLERFLINNTDSKVQNTKSKFILEVPVCMGCYLDGKEIKNIIWPEYCLITEIRRGCEIIIPKGNTVICAGDYITILTNEKDAGKLNDILTEMCKSIEQI, from the coding sequence ATGAATGATTTGTATAAAAAAGATAAATCCAGTTTATTATTTCATTGGCATAATTTAAAGATAAGGTTGGTAGGGGAAAGTATAATTGTAGGGATTATAACTGGTTTTATAATAGTACTTTTTAGGGTTGTTATAGAAGAATTAGGGGAAAAGGTTGGGAAAATTTATGAAATTCTTTTGTTAAAGTTATATTTTCTGCCTTTGTGGATAATACTATTTATAATTTTGGGATATATATTAGGCTTTATGGTTAAAAAAGATCCTATGGTAGGTGGAAGTGGTATTCCTCAAGTTAAGGGAGCTGTTCTAAGAAAACTTGAGATGAAATGGTTTAAAGTGATTTTAAATAAATTTGTAGGGGGAAGTCTTGCTATTGGATTTGGTCTTTCTCTTGGAAGGGAAGGACCTTCAGTACAGTTGGGAGCTTGTGTAGGTCAGGGGCTAAGTAGAATTTTTAAAAGGGTAAATATAGAGGAAAAATATCTTATTACAAGTGGGGCAAGTGCGGGACTGGCTGCAGCATTCAATGCACCACTGGCAGGGGCAATATTTGCTTTAGAGGAAATACACAAAAATTTTTCTCCACTAATTTTAATTTCAGCTTTTTCGGCTGCATTATCTGCTGATTTTATAACTGGCGGGTTTTTAGGGTTAAGCCCGGTATTTAATTTTAAACATATATCGGCTATTCCTTTGAATTATTATTTTTATATATTATTATTCGGAATTATAATGGGTGTTACAGGAGTAATTTTTAATATTTTCCTTTTAAAAAGTCAGCATTTGTATTCTAAACAAAAGTGGATTCCAAAAGAATTTAATCCAGTGTTTCCACTGCTAACTTCTATAATATTTGGATTTTTTTTACCCCAAGTTTTAGGGGGAGGTAATTCACTTATAATGTCTCTAGCCAATACCTCATTTACTATAAAGTTTATTTTAGTTTTAATTATTGTAAAGTTCTTATTTACTATGCTGTGCTATGGCTCGGGAACACCAGGAGGGATTTTTCTTCCAGTACTTACTATAGGAGCACTAATTGGATATGGGTATGGAAGTTTGCTTATTAATATATTAAATATTAATACAAACTATATAAATAATTTTGTAATTCTAGGAATGGCAGGATATTTTACGGCAGTTGTGAGATCTCCAATTACAGGTACTATATTGATCACAGAGATGACAGGAGGATTTAATAATTTTCTTCCATTAAGTATTGTATCTATAGTGGCCTATTTAGTTGCAGATGTATTAGGTTCAAAACCTATCTATGATTCACTGCTTGAAAGATTTTTAATTAATAATACAGATTCAAAGGTTCAAAATACCAAATCCAAATTCATTTTAGAAGTTCCAGTCTGCATGGGATGTTATTTGGATGGAAAAGAGATAAAAAATATAATATGGCCTGAATATTGTTTAATAACAGAAATCAGAAGAGGATGTGAAATCATAATACCAAAGGGGAATACTGTTATTTGTGCAGGAGATTATATTACCATACTCACAAATGAAAAGGATGCAGGTAAATTAAATGATATTTTAACTGAAATGTGTAAGAGTATAGAGCAGATTTAA
- a CDS encoding ABC transporter substrate-binding protein, with protein MLKKFLSISMALVLGSVVLAGCGKQSESEEIKLGAVFPLTGDVSVMGQACKNALQMLEEETNASGGINGKKVKFYFEDDENKPSNSANAIQKLINNNKVVGVVGSYASKCSISMGPIAASNKIPMISVSTSPKVTKNGGEYVFTSTFNDTFQGTIIADIAAKDVKAKTAAVLYDVGNDYDKGLNEFFTTNFEKSGGKVLASLTFNAGDQDFSAQLTNIKKLNPDVLVIPDYYGTVALIAKQARNLGITSTFIGGDGWDSPALFEIAGDAVNGSYFSNFFSTGDTTPAYVKFKENYEKKYNKAPDAISASSYNAGSLLIAAVKEAKSTEGDKIKDALKNISFEGVAGTTKYDSNRNAIMGGDVIKIENQKQIFVRKVSQ; from the coding sequence ATGTTAAAAAAGTTTTTGTCAATATCCATGGCTTTAGTGCTAGGGTCTGTGGTACTGGCAGGGTGTGGTAAACAATCTGAATCAGAGGAAATAAAATTAGGAGCAGTTTTTCCGCTTACAGGGGATGTGTCTGTTATGGGACAGGCGTGTAAGAATGCACTGCAGATGTTGGAGGAAGAAACTAATGCCAGTGGAGGTATAAATGGCAAAAAGGTAAAGTTTTATTTTGAAGATGATGAAAATAAACCTTCTAATTCTGCCAATGCCATACAAAAATTAATTAATAATAATAAGGTGGTAGGGGTAGTTGGGAGTTATGCCAGTAAATGTTCCATAAGCATGGGACCTATTGCTGCATCTAATAAAATTCCAATGATATCTGTAAGTACGAGTCCTAAAGTAACAAAAAATGGGGGAGAATATGTATTTACATCCACATTTAATGATACTTTTCAGGGAACAATTATTGCAGATATAGCAGCCAAGGATGTAAAGGCTAAAACAGCAGCTGTGCTTTATGATGTAGGGAATGACTATGATAAGGGGCTTAATGAATTCTTTACAACTAACTTTGAAAAATCAGGTGGAAAGGTATTGGCGTCACTTACCTTTAATGCGGGAGATCAGGATTTTAGTGCCCAGCTTACCAACATAAAAAAGCTTAATCCAGATGTACTGGTTATACCAGATTACTATGGTACAGTGGCTTTAATAGCAAAACAAGCAAGAAATTTAGGTATAACCTCTACTTTTATTGGTGGAGATGGATGGGATTCACCAGCTTTATTTGAAATTGCAGGAGATGCAGTTAATGGAAGTTATTTTAGTAATTTCTTTTCTACAGGAGATACTACACCTGCATATGTAAAATTTAAAGAAAACTATGAGAAAAAATATAATAAAGCGCCAGATGCCATTTCAGCTAGTTCTTATAATGCAGGTAGTTTACTAATAGCTGCTGTTAAAGAAGCTAAAAGTACAGAAGGAGATAAAATAAAAGATGCTCTAAAGAATATCAGCTTTGAAGGAGTAGCTGGAACCACTAAATATGACAGTAACAGAAATGCCATTATGGGAGGAGACGTAATAAAAATAGAAAATCAGAAGCAGATATTTGTAAGAAAAGTAAGCCAGTAA
- a CDS encoding ABC transporter ATP-binding protein, giving the protein MLKLNNVNLYYGVIHALKDISLEVEEGEIVTLIGANGAGKTSILRAISGLNPCRSGEVIFKGKSLNKVPAYKIVSRGISHVLEGRRVFSNLTVFENLQLGAYIRKDKAGIKKDYETIFEVFPILKERKEQPAGTLSGGEQQMLAIARALMVKPQLLLMDEPSMGLAPIIVQQIFNIIKEINEKGTTILLVEQNANMALSIASKAYVLETGRIVLKGSAGELLVNESVKSAYLG; this is encoded by the coding sequence ATGTTGAAACTGAATAATGTAAATTTGTACTATGGAGTAATACATGCACTGAAAGATATATCTCTAGAAGTGGAAGAAGGAGAAATCGTTACCTTAATAGGGGCTAACGGAGCAGGAAAAACATCAATTTTAAGGGCTATATCAGGGTTGAATCCCTGTAGATCAGGAGAAGTGATATTTAAAGGGAAATCTTTAAATAAAGTGCCTGCTTATAAAATAGTCTCCAGAGGAATTTCTCATGTTTTAGAAGGAAGGAGAGTATTTTCGAATCTGACTGTTTTTGAGAATCTGCAGTTAGGTGCCTATATAAGAAAGGATAAGGCAGGCATAAAAAAGGATTATGAAACTATTTTTGAGGTATTTCCAATATTAAAGGAAAGAAAAGAACAGCCCGCAGGTACTTTAAGTGGGGGAGAACAACAAATGCTGGCCATAGCCAGGGCACTTATGGTAAAACCACAGCTTCTTCTTATGGATGAACCATCCATGGGACTTGCACCTATAATAGTTCAGCAAATATTTAATATAATAAAAGAAATTAATGAAAAAGGTACTACTATCTTATTGGTAGAGCAAAATGCCAATATGGCACTTTCTATAGCCAGTAAAGCTTATGTCTTAGAAACTGGAAGAATAGTCCTAAAAGGAAGCGCAGGAGAATTACTAGTTAATGAATCAGTGAAGAGTGCTTACCTTGGATAG
- a CDS encoding ABC transporter ATP-binding protein, which yields MSLLSAKDLTIKFGGLTAVSDFNLDIDENEIVGLIGPNGAGKTTVFNMLTGVYQPTDGYIEILGRKVINLKPHELAKKHIARTFQNIRLFKHMSVLDNVKISFSYLDKYNFWQCILRMPKYYREEKFMDENAERLLKIFGLLDKKDELAMNLPYGQQRKLEIVRALATEPKVLLLDEPAAGMNPQETLNLMELIKWVRDEFKISILLIEHDMKLVMGICERLVVLDHGQMIAKGSPQEIKKNPKVISAYLGEEVKI from the coding sequence ATGTCCCTGCTTAGTGCTAAAGATTTAACAATAAAATTTGGTGGTTTAACGGCAGTTTCTGATTTTAATCTGGATATTGATGAAAATGAGATCGTTGGATTGATAGGTCCAAACGGAGCAGGAAAGACTACTGTTTTTAATATGCTTACAGGTGTATACCAACCTACAGATGGATATATAGAAATTCTGGGGAGGAAAGTCATTAATTTAAAACCTCATGAACTGGCTAAAAAGCATATAGCACGTACTTTTCAAAATATAAGGTTGTTTAAGCATATGTCTGTGCTTGATAATGTAAAAATTTCATTTTCATATCTTGATAAATATAATTTTTGGCAGTGCATTTTAAGGATGCCAAAATATTACAGAGAAGAAAAATTTATGGATGAAAATGCAGAAAGATTGTTAAAAATATTTGGATTGTTGGATAAAAAAGATGAACTTGCAATGAATTTGCCTTATGGACAACAAAGAAAGCTTGAGATAGTAAGAGCCCTCGCCACAGAACCCAAGGTACTGCTTTTAGATGAACCGGCAGCAGGTATGAATCCGCAGGAAACTCTAAATTTAATGGAACTTATTAAATGGGTAAGGGATGAATTCAAGATCTCAATACTTTTAATTGAACATGATATGAAGTTGGTTATGGGAATATGTGAAAGACTTGTGGTGCTTGATCATGGACAGATGATTGCAAAAGGATCTCCTCAGGAAATAAAAAAGAATCCTAAGGTTATAAGTGCCTATTTAGGAGAGGAGGTTAAAATATAG
- a CDS encoding branched-chain amino acid ABC transporter permease: protein MKRRKNILFILAAVLIVFGLIQTLISLEMIDEYIVQILIIIGINIILAVSLNMIVGYTGQLALGHAGFMSIGGYTAAILTLKLDAPFFLVLIAGGLMAAFFGVIIGIPTLRLKGDYLAITTLGFGEIIRIAIVNSNTLGGAEGLAGIPKKTSFAMVFFITILIIIIAYNIKKSSYGRAMLSIREDELASSSIGINTTKYKMIAFVTASFFAGIAGVLYAHYFMFLDPKSFDYLKSFDIVTYVVFGGMGSISGCILSTAILTSLPEILRPVADYRMVIYSAALVALMIFRPEGVFGMKEISFKKIVSSAKKKISHKKEGKYDVPA from the coding sequence ATGAAGCGTAGAAAAAATATATTATTTATATTAGCGGCAGTATTAATAGTATTTGGTTTAATTCAAACTCTCATAAGTTTGGAAATGATAGATGAGTATATAGTCCAAATATTGATTATTATAGGCATAAATATAATACTAGCAGTGAGTTTAAATATGATAGTCGGGTATACAGGGCAGCTGGCTTTAGGACATGCAGGATTTATGTCTATAGGAGGATATACTGCAGCTATTTTAACTTTAAAACTAGATGCGCCCTTTTTTTTGGTATTAATAGCTGGAGGACTGATGGCAGCTTTTTTTGGAGTCATCATAGGTATTCCTACATTGAGATTAAAAGGAGACTATTTGGCTATAACAACTCTGGGATTTGGAGAAATAATAAGGATTGCCATAGTAAATTCAAATACATTAGGTGGAGCTGAAGGATTGGCTGGAATACCCAAAAAAACCAGCTTTGCAATGGTATTTTTTATCACGATTCTTATTATAATAATTGCTTATAACATAAAGAAATCTTCTTATGGGCGAGCAATGCTTTCTATAAGAGAAGATGAACTGGCATCAAGTTCCATAGGAATAAATACCACTAAATATAAGATGATAGCTTTTGTAACAGCTTCTTTTTTTGCAGGTATAGCAGGAGTTTTATATGCCCATTATTTTATGTTTTTAGATCCTAAATCTTTTGATTATTTGAAATCTTTTGATATAGTTACATATGTGGTATTTGGTGGAATGGGTAGTATATCCGGCTGCATTTTGTCCACGGCTATACTGACTTCTCTACCGGAAATCTTAAGACCTGTAGCTGATTATAGAATGGTTATATATTCAGCGGCACTTGTTGCACTGATGATATTTAGACCGGAAGGTGTATTCGGTATGAAAGAAATTTCTTTCAAAAAAATTGTTAGTTCTGCAAAGAAAAAAATATCACATAAAAAGGAGGGAAAGTATGATGTCCCTGCTTAG
- a CDS encoding branched-chain amino acid ABC transporter permease yields the protein MNFAQQLVNGLALGGVYALIAIGYTMVYGIVKLMNFAHGDIYMAGAFFGFLAVKNLNSGFIPTLIIAMVGSALLGIIIEKIAYKPLRNSSRITLFITSMGISLLLENGFRVIFGPNPRPFPELLKVKLYKIGDFQINNLQIVTLLICFILVILLQIIVYRTKMGKAMRAASFDTEATELMGINVNNTISLTFAIGSALAAAAGVLIGMSYPKIDPYMGMIPGLKAFIAAVVGGIGLIPGAMVGGIVLGISEIFTKAFISTKLSDGIAYIILIIILIFKPSGLLGKKVNEKV from the coding sequence ATGAATTTTGCTCAGCAATTAGTTAATGGACTAGCATTGGGGGGTGTTTATGCTTTAATAGCAATTGGATATACTATGGTGTATGGCATAGTAAAGCTTATGAATTTTGCACATGGAGACATATATATGGCAGGAGCTTTTTTTGGGTTTTTGGCAGTTAAAAATTTAAATTCAGGATTTATACCTACCTTAATAATTGCTATGGTTGGAAGTGCACTTTTAGGAATAATAATTGAAAAAATTGCATATAAGCCCCTTAGAAATTCATCCAGAATAACTTTATTTATTACTTCTATGGGAATATCGCTTTTGCTTGAGAACGGTTTTAGAGTTATATTCGGACCAAATCCTAGGCCATTTCCTGAACTTTTAAAGGTAAAACTTTATAAAATAGGGGATTTTCAGATAAATAATCTGCAAATTGTCACTTTGCTGATCTGTTTTATATTAGTTATTTTGCTGCAGATTATTGTTTATAGAACAAAAATGGGAAAGGCCATGAGAGCTGCGTCTTTTGATACGGAAGCTACAGAACTTATGGGTATAAATGTGAACAATACCATATCTTTAACTTTCGCCATAGGTTCTGCATTAGCGGCAGCAGCAGGGGTTCTTATAGGTATGTCATATCCTAAAATAGATCCATATATGGGAATGATACCGGGACTTAAAGCTTTTATAGCAGCAGTTGTAGGAGGTATAGGACTTATCCCCGGTGCTATGGTGGGGGGAATTGTACTTGGCATATCAGAAATATTTACCAAAGCTTTTATATCTACAAAACTTTCAGATGGTATAGCTTATATTATATTAATAATTATACTTATATTTAAGCCTAGTGGATTACTTGGTAAAAAAGTCAATGAGAAAGTGTAG